In the Sulfurovum xiamenensis genome, CCATTAATTGATTCATGCTTCCTATCATCTTCAATATCAATCATTGGTATATTGAAATTGCTCCAAAATGGATGCCTATGAAGTATTACTTGTGGCTTAATAAGATAGTCATAATATGGCTTTACGTTTTCAATCACAAACTTAGTATCTTTTGGTGCAAAATTCTGTAATAGTATTATCTGCTGATACAATGTCATATCAGGGTATAACGCTTCATACTGCCCTGAGTGGACTCCACACCTTCTAATATCTGAGTGAGTTGGGCATGGTGGTGAAGCCCAAATAAAATCAAATTCTTTGTAGTGGTCTATTAAATACTGATGTGCATCACATACTACTACATTGTCATTTTGATACAAGTCTTTATATACTTTTGCAATATCTTCATTGTATTCAACCGCAGTTATCTCATGCTCATCTCCCCATAGTTTCCTATTTCCGCCTATGCCTGCGTAAAGGTTTAGTATTTTCATGCTTTCGATCCAATCTTATTGAATACTCTTCGTATCGTGTACGATCTTGTGTATGACGCTATAAAGAACATAAACGATGATCCCGTTGCCTGCTCTACTGAAACAACCACGCCCATGATTGGAAATGCAAAATAAACCAAGCACCAGCCAATTATGATGCCTGTTATTTGGTTTGTGGCTGCCTCGTAATGGGAGTGTTTTTTTGATTGACTCATGCTGTCTCCTCATACTCATAAACTTCAGGCTCAATACCGAATATCTCACTCTTATTCAATTC is a window encoding:
- a CDS encoding DNA cytosine methyltransferase → MKILNLYAGIGGNRKLWGDEHEITAVEYNEDIAKVYKDLYQNDNVVVCDAHQYLIDHYKEFDFIWASPPCPTHSDIRRCGVHSGQYEALYPDMTLYQQIILLQNFAPKDTKFVIENVKPYYDYLIKPQVILHRHPFWSNFNIPMIDIEDDRKHESINGSGSVYGVSLDKYDISNKRQILRNMVNPEVGKYILDVAMDTVKYKQGGLFDFIGETA
- a CDS encoding DUF7220 family protein; this translates as MSQSKKHSHYEAATNQITGIIIGWCLVYFAFPIMGVVVSVEQATGSSFMFFIASYTRSYTIRRVFNKIGSKA